A part of Fundulus heteroclitus isolate FHET01 chromosome 23, MU-UCD_Fhet_4.1, whole genome shotgun sequence genomic DNA contains:
- the LOC105924198 gene encoding uncharacterized protein LOC105924198 — protein MSMQNPAAANQRTIIPQVRYHPSIHPFYITSVPCGVPRGAGALQPCTGRQSVAEVRYHPSITTAGSQTSAKPTQRSTAGAARHPQARTQPKMVPNNQDSSRNGPAVRPHVVRGLPDNDPDSAGDQALSKPAPRSRTRAGRAPQTRTKPKKALENQDCSSTGPAARPNLDGGQEPERDSGSDEDRAPPTPDLVPLDLRANLNKNLLQQVEILTRGQSTNQDWFAWRKNRITASVAHRIAHSKFVNGRSKAPPASYLAAVTGEGPKVQTRAMSWGINMEAEVVRRYQRLKTAALGRPVSVLECGLFIDSERPWLAASPDGIVTDRRTGQRLLCLEVKCPYKHRNRSVEDACREDPAFCLQLQDEDQRSPDEPPVYVLKTSHTYFTQIQVQLAVTGLQQADLVVFTTKETAIVPVEFDPELWAETVSKLEVFYRDAVLPHVRQKMQQNPAAAAAMMPEL, from the exons ATGAGCATGCAGAACCCAGCTGCTGCGAACCAGAGAACCATTATCCCACAGGTCCggtaccatccatccatccatccattttacaTCACGTCTGTTCCTTGTGGGGTCCCGAGAGGTGCCGGTGCACTCCAGCCCTgcacaggtcgccagtctgtcgcagaggTCCGGTACCACCCATCCATTACGACTGCAGGAAGTCAAACCTCTGCCAAACCCACCCAGAGGTCCACAGCCGGCGCTGCTCGTCATCCTCAGGCCAGAACTCAGCCTAAAATGGTTCCGAACAACCAGGATTCCAGCAGGAACGGTCCTGCTGTAAGACCCCATGTGGTGCGAGGATTACCTGACAATGATCCAGATTCTGCTGGAGACCAAGCCCTAAGCAAACCCGCTCCGAGGTCCAGAACACGTGCTGGTCGTGCCCCTCAGACCAGAACCAAGCCTAAAAAGGCTCTGGAGAACCAGGACTGTAGCAGCACAGGTCCTGCTGCCAGGCCGAATCTTGATGGAGGACAAGAACCTGAGAgagattctggttctgatgaagACAGAGCTCCTCCCACGCCAGATCTGGTGCCGCTGGATCTGAGGGCTAACCTCAACAAGAATCTGCTGCAGCAGGTGGAGATTCTGACCCGTGGACAAAGCACCAACCAGGACTGGTTCGCTTGGAGGAAGAACCGCATCACGGCTTCGGTGGCTCATCGCATCGCTCACTCCAAATTCGTTAATGGCAGGAGCAAAGCTCCGCCCGCTTCATACCTGGCTGCAGTCACAG GTGAGGGGCCCAAAGTCCAGACCAGAGCCATGAGCTGGGGGATCAACATGGAAGCTGAGGTTGTCCGCCGTTATCAG AGGCTGAAGACGGCGGCGCTGGGTCGACCCGTCTCCGTCCTGGAATGCGGCCTGTTCATCGACAGCGAGCGGCCCTGGCTGGCAGCCAGTCCTGACGGCATCGTGACGGACCGGCGGACCGGCCAAAGGTTGCTCTGCCTGGAGGTCAAATGTCCTTACAAGCACAGGAACCGCAGCGTGGAGGACGCCTGCAGAGAAGACCCCGCCTTCTgtctgcagctgcaggacgagGACCAGCGGAGCCCTGATGAG CCTCCGGTTTATGTCCTGAAGACATCCCACACCTACTTCACTCAGATCCAGGTGCAGCTGGCGGTCACGGGCCTGCAGCAGGCCGACCTCGTCGTCTTCACCACGAAGGAGACGGCCATTGTCCCTGTGGAGTTTGATCCTGAGCTGTGGGCCGAGACGGTGTCCAAGCTGGAGGTGTTCTATCGGGACGCCGTCCTCCCTCACGTTAGACAGAAAATGCAGCagaatccagcagcagcagcagcaatgaTGCCAGAACTGTAA